The following coding sequences lie in one Paraflavitalea devenefica genomic window:
- a CDS encoding helix-turn-helix domain-containing protein — protein MSQYFIQFFEESPDGLSLFQHNRILMKLPASELDIANFKRILDINPGRGINRSDNPKVYEKNVYYREYQELNNRQNDGAYMETLGILLQLLSRFLGSRAPSLNSPHNIPSKVLDTMSYIQLHLKEPLTIAHLAQRVNQHPDYFSRQFLQYTGERPLHYIHEKRIERAQYLITTTSMPYIDIALETGFDSLPHFSKIFKKVTGITPNSYRKQHQSVNTV, from the coding sequence TTGAGCCAGTATTTTATCCAGTTTTTTGAAGAATCGCCGGATGGCCTGTCATTGTTCCAGCACAACAGGATACTGATGAAACTGCCTGCTTCTGAGCTTGATATTGCCAATTTTAAGCGGATACTGGACATTAATCCGGGAAGGGGCATCAATCGTTCTGACAACCCCAAGGTATATGAGAAGAATGTATATTACCGGGAATACCAGGAGTTGAACAACCGGCAAAACGATGGCGCTTATATGGAAACGCTGGGTATCTTGTTGCAATTGTTATCCCGCTTTTTAGGCAGCCGGGCCCCCTCTCTAAACAGCCCACACAATATTCCCTCCAAGGTATTGGACACCATGAGTTATATCCAACTTCACCTGAAGGAGCCGTTAACGATCGCGCACCTTGCCCAAAGGGTAAACCAACACCCCGATTATTTCTCACGGCAGTTCCTTCAATATACCGGGGAGCGACCGCTTCATTATATTCATGAAAAGCGAATTGAACGGGCACAATACCTGATCACCACTACCAGTATGCCCTACATTGATATTGCCCTTGAAACGGGTTTTGACAGCCTGCCACATTTCTCTAAGATTTTTAAAAAAGTGACTGGCATCACCCCCAACAGCTACCGTAAGCAGCACCAATCGGTGAATACGGTTTAG
- a CDS encoding alpha-L-fucosidase, with amino-acid sequence MNKKSTMHRRALIQQLALSLPVYLLSKQAGAAFLESLGEQFAKGPFKATWDSLQGYKVPDWYRNAKFGIWAHWGPQCEPEHGDWYARGMYEEGSDHYKYHLQKYGHPSKFGFKDVIHQWKAEQWDPEQLVALYKRVGAKYFFAMANHHDNLDLWNSRHQPWNSVNVGPKKDIIGGWAKAARKHGLPFGVSVHAAHAWTWFETAQRSDKSGAMAGIPYDGKLTKADGKGAWWEGLDPQALYAQNHPLSENSRNGSALHRQWHWGNGAAVPTKEYCDKFLKRTLELIDKYEPELIYFDDTVLPLYPVSDVGLQIAAHHYNQSIKRNKGKLQAVLNGKILDEMQRKCMVWDIERGQSNVIEPFTWQTDTCIGGWHYDKRAYENKWYKSAKIVIHTLADIVSKNGNLLLNIPVKGNGTIDDQETAILEEIAAWMNINAECIYDTRPWKIYGEGPAISEAAPLSAQGFNEGKGKRFGPADMRFTVKGDTLYAIVFGWPDNGKVTIKSLSEGNALRTAAINKAELVGGPELRFQRNRDALEVTLPDNRPALSYAVVLKIS; translated from the coding sequence ATGAATAAAAAATCAACCATGCACAGAAGGGCATTGATCCAACAGCTGGCCTTATCGCTGCCGGTTTATCTCTTATCGAAACAGGCCGGAGCGGCTTTCCTGGAATCACTGGGAGAACAATTTGCCAAAGGCCCTTTTAAGGCTACCTGGGATTCATTACAGGGCTATAAGGTGCCGGATTGGTACCGCAATGCCAAATTTGGTATTTGGGCGCATTGGGGGCCGCAATGCGAACCGGAACATGGCGACTGGTACGCCCGTGGCATGTATGAAGAAGGAAGCGATCATTATAAGTACCATCTTCAAAAATATGGTCATCCCTCAAAGTTTGGTTTTAAAGATGTGATCCATCAGTGGAAAGCTGAACAGTGGGACCCTGAGCAGCTCGTTGCATTATACAAAAGGGTGGGGGCGAAGTACTTTTTTGCCATGGCCAACCACCACGATAATCTCGATCTCTGGAACTCCCGGCACCAGCCCTGGAATTCGGTCAATGTGGGGCCTAAAAAAGATATCATTGGAGGCTGGGCAAAAGCTGCCAGAAAGCACGGGTTGCCATTCGGTGTAAGCGTACATGCTGCACATGCCTGGACCTGGTTTGAAACCGCACAAAGAAGTGATAAAAGCGGCGCCATGGCAGGGATACCTTATGATGGGAAATTAACAAAGGCAGATGGAAAGGGTGCCTGGTGGGAAGGTCTGGACCCGCAGGCATTATACGCACAAAACCATCCGTTAAGCGAAAACAGCCGGAATGGTAGTGCACTACATCGTCAATGGCATTGGGGCAACGGAGCGGCGGTACCAACAAAAGAATATTGCGATAAATTCCTGAAACGGACCCTGGAACTGATAGATAAATATGAGCCGGAGCTCATCTACTTTGATGATACAGTATTGCCTTTGTATCCGGTCAGTGATGTAGGTCTGCAGATAGCTGCCCATCATTATAACCAAAGTATTAAGCGCAACAAGGGGAAATTACAAGCCGTGCTCAATGGAAAGATATTGGATGAAATGCAGCGCAAATGCATGGTGTGGGATATTGAACGGGGCCAAAGCAACGTAATAGAACCTTTCACCTGGCAGACAGATACCTGCATTGGCGGCTGGCATTATGATAAAAGGGCGTATGAGAACAAATGGTATAAGTCGGCCAAAATCGTGATCCATACGCTGGCAGATATAGTGAGTAAAAACGGCAACCTGCTGTTGAACATTCCTGTAAAAGGAAATGGTACCATTGATGACCAGGAAACGGCCATTCTGGAAGAAATAGCAGCCTGGATGAACATCAATGCTGAATGTATATATGATACAAGGCCCTGGAAAATCTATGGCGAAGGGCCTGCTATAAGTGAAGCGGCCCCGCTTTCGGCACAGGGTTTCAATGAAGGAAAAGGGAAGCGCTTTGGCCCGGCCGACATGCGTTTTACCGTTAAGGGCGATACCTTGTACGCAATAGTGTTTGGATGGCCCGACAACGGAAAAGTAACGATCAAAAGTCTTTCCGAAGGAAATGCGCTGAGGACCGCTGCTATTAACAAGGCAGAACTGGTAGGCGGACCAGAACTTCGTTTTCAAAGAAACAGGGATGCGTTGGAAGTGACCTTGCCGGATAACAGGCCGGCGCTCAGCTATGCAGTTGTATTGAAGATCAGTTAA
- a CDS encoding ATP-binding protein produces the protein MANIEITGKGIQKVLSRFDYRQAIAEYIWNGFDAKATTVQLNYEANNLGFIAKMEIIDNGYGIHRSQLAEKFSPFFDSQKAIEIDSPKNTSAVHGKNGVGRLTFFKFAAEAIWNTVYEEKKKKYEYFINIKFETINKYDSPDSGVWEVKKKTGTTVTFYNILPDIVDSKLQEELGEFLCLEFGWYLELNKENGYALLINGVPLDYAAIIGDTHHFMLNHEDSNNQFEVKYIRWNAKINKEFSKYYYIGADNRERYKEFTSLNNKGDHFYHSVYIKSTYFNQFKFKGSNTDPQLAFIGSTRIDPVFRFLHKRLSAFLLDKRKPYLKQYTDILISQYEQDDIFPVFSDNPWDVHRKIELENLVRGLYEVQPKIFLNLNTEQKKTFVRLLNLLLDSLERDKLFDILDGVVELSHAERKQMAEIIKVTRLARVNHTIRLIEDRYKTIDTLRDLIIRKELKANERDHLQKLVEAHYWIFGEQYHLVTAAEPKFEEALRRHVYLLRGDAQVRSIDHEDKYREMDIFLCRQDILTNEIRNIVVELKHPALKLGEQELTQVKKYMNVIMNEPQFNGNNMGWEFYLIGADFNNKGEIAAALDNARPHGEKSLAFKTGQYKIFVKKWSEVINDFEMKHKFLNDKLQLERKSLNEAPDTAAQALKSATSNTAAIQRKIV, from the coding sequence ATGGCAAACATTGAGATTACAGGAAAAGGTATTCAGAAAGTACTCAGCAGGTTTGATTACAGGCAGGCCATTGCCGAATACATCTGGAATGGGTTTGATGCAAAGGCAACCACTGTTCAACTGAACTATGAGGCCAATAACCTGGGCTTTATAGCTAAAATGGAGATCATAGACAATGGCTATGGCATTCACCGTTCCCAACTGGCTGAAAAATTCTCCCCTTTCTTCGATTCGCAAAAGGCCATCGAAATAGACTCGCCCAAGAATACCTCTGCCGTACATGGCAAGAATGGGGTAGGGCGGCTTACCTTTTTCAAATTTGCAGCAGAGGCCATCTGGAATACCGTATATGAAGAGAAGAAAAAGAAATATGAGTACTTCATCAACATCAAATTTGAGACGATCAACAAATACGACAGCCCTGATTCCGGCGTATGGGAGGTAAAAAAGAAAACCGGTACTACTGTTACCTTTTACAACATCCTGCCGGACATTGTTGACAGCAAGCTGCAGGAAGAATTAGGGGAATTCCTTTGCCTGGAATTTGGCTGGTACCTGGAACTAAACAAGGAGAATGGCTATGCTTTATTGATCAATGGCGTGCCGCTCGATTACGCCGCCATCATAGGGGATACGCACCACTTTATGCTGAACCATGAAGACAGCAACAATCAATTTGAAGTAAAATACATACGGTGGAATGCAAAGATCAACAAAGAGTTTTCCAAATACTATTACATCGGTGCAGACAACAGGGAGCGGTATAAAGAATTTACTTCCCTCAATAACAAAGGCGATCATTTCTACCATAGTGTGTACATTAAAAGTACCTACTTTAACCAGTTTAAATTCAAGGGCAGCAATACCGATCCCCAGCTTGCTTTCATAGGGAGTACCCGCATTGATCCCGTATTCAGGTTCCTGCACAAGCGGCTGAGCGCCTTCCTGCTGGATAAGCGCAAGCCTTATTTGAAGCAGTATACCGATATATTGATCAGCCAATATGAGCAGGATGACATATTCCCGGTATTCAGCGATAATCCCTGGGATGTGCACCGTAAAATAGAACTGGAAAACCTGGTGCGGGGCCTCTACGAGGTACAGCCCAAAATATTCCTGAACCTTAATACCGAACAGAAAAAGACCTTTGTGCGCCTGCTGAACCTGCTGCTCGATAGCCTGGAAAGGGATAAGCTGTTCGATATACTCGATGGCGTGGTAGAGCTATCCCATGCAGAAAGGAAGCAGATGGCGGAGATCATCAAAGTAACGAGGTTGGCCCGGGTAAACCACACCATCCGTTTGATAGAAGACCGCTATAAAACCATTGATACCCTGCGCGACCTCATCATACGCAAAGAACTAAAGGCCAACGAAAGGGACCATTTGCAAAAACTGGTAGAGGCGCATTACTGGATCTTTGGCGAACAATACCACCTGGTAACTGCCGCAGAACCCAAATTTGAAGAGGCGCTCAGGCGGCATGTTTACCTGTTGCGCGGGGATGCGCAGGTGCGGTCTATTGATCATGAAGACAAATACCGGGAAATGGACATATTCCTGTGCCGGCAGGATATTCTCACCAATGAAATAAGGAACATTGTGGTGGAGCTCAAGCACCCGGCCCTGAAGCTGGGCGAACAGGAGCTGACCCAGGTAAAGAAATACATGAATGTCATCATGAATGAGCCGCAGTTCAACGGCAACAACATGGGCTGGGAGTTTTACCTCATTGGTGCCGATTTTAACAACAAGGGAGAAATAGCTGCGGCGCTGGACAATGCCCGGCCCCATGGTGAAAAATCACTGGCCTTCAAAACCGGCCAGTATAAAATATTCGTAAAGAAATGGAGTGAGGTCATCAATGACTTTGAAATGAAACACAAATTCCTGAACGACAAACTGCAACTGGAAAGAAAATCACTCAACGAAGCGCCTGATACCGCCGCCCAGGCGCTGAAATCAGCCACCTCCAATACGGCCGCTATTCAGCGTAAGATCGTTTAG
- a CDS encoding sensor histidine kinase, protein MPTKQTDKVKYHDLLLHHISDAVIFINIQSEITGWNTAAGKLYGFDGHITPGHLLTSIPGIAGTSLQQIIEEAVATGEHTNLEEYFDNFTGRWLQVDIHPLPDGYFILTKDISTKKETELALKRSEENYRLLIEQAPDAITIFSAEWKMIHANSSACTLFGYSLPEFLHIGALEMVSPDDLAKTPPRLTELQAGKIVKAERILQRKDGSTFYGESVTQKMPDGRIVSFVRDVTERKKAELALQESEAKYRLLFCNSPLPMFVMEMETYRFLDVNEAVVNHYGYTREELLTMSALDIRPPEDLEKFHCKVDLPSDKHSRGYYRHYKKNRELIDVEIFVHDFVYKGRPSRLVLAIDISMKLETQRKLLKTTEQLRALSAHLQDIREEERTNIAREIHDELGQQLTILKMDISWLNRKLAEYEDSSLVQRSKESLKMLNDTIKMVRRIATELRPSMLDDLGLISAIQWQSREFESRADIKVSFESDVSGVSLPPPVATSLFRIYQEALTNVARHAQAQHITSRLQVTNNHLLLLVSDDGCGFDVKILGAQKTLGLLGMKERTLIMGGVFEISSVPGKGTTIQITVPIPSSDAHEDIDC, encoded by the coding sequence GTGCCAACCAAACAAACTGATAAGGTTAAGTACCATGACCTCCTTTTGCATCATATAAGTGATGCTGTCATATTTATAAATATCCAATCTGAAATTACCGGCTGGAATACTGCTGCAGGAAAACTGTACGGATTCGATGGACACATAACGCCGGGGCATTTACTGACCAGCATTCCGGGTATTGCCGGCACTTCCCTCCAGCAAATTATTGAAGAAGCGGTCGCTACCGGTGAGCATACCAACCTGGAAGAATATTTCGACAACTTTACGGGCCGGTGGCTGCAGGTAGACATACATCCCCTACCCGATGGTTATTTTATACTCACCAAGGATATCAGCACGAAAAAAGAAACCGAGCTGGCTTTAAAAAGAAGCGAGGAAAATTACCGGTTGCTGATAGAGCAGGCCCCTGATGCCATTACTATTTTTTCGGCTGAATGGAAGATGATACATGCCAATTCCAGTGCCTGTACGTTGTTCGGGTATAGCCTGCCCGAGTTCCTGCATATAGGTGCGCTTGAGATGGTTAGCCCGGACGACCTGGCCAAAACGCCCCCCCGGCTGACAGAGCTGCAAGCCGGAAAAATAGTAAAGGCGGAAAGAATATTACAGCGAAAAGACGGCAGTACTTTCTATGGCGAGTCGGTTACCCAAAAGATGCCCGATGGCAGGATCGTTTCTTTCGTACGGGACGTTACTGAAAGAAAAAAAGCAGAACTGGCCTTACAGGAAAGTGAAGCAAAATACCGCTTGTTGTTCTGCAATAGTCCGCTCCCCATGTTTGTGATGGAAATGGAAACCTACCGTTTCCTGGATGTAAACGAAGCGGTGGTCAACCATTATGGCTATACCCGGGAAGAGCTGCTGACGATGAGCGCCCTGGATATACGGCCGCCAGAAGACCTGGAGAAGTTTCATTGCAAGGTGGACCTGCCTTCCGATAAGCACAGCCGCGGGTATTACAGGCATTACAAGAAAAACAGGGAGCTTATTGATGTAGAAATTTTTGTTCATGACTTTGTGTACAAGGGCAGGCCGTCCCGCCTGGTGCTGGCTATTGATATCAGCATGAAGCTGGAAACACAGCGGAAGCTGCTGAAGACGACCGAACAGTTGCGGGCCTTATCAGCCCATTTGCAGGACATCAGGGAAGAAGAGCGCACGAATATAGCGCGCGAGATCCACGATGAATTGGGACAACAGCTTACGATATTAAAAATGGATATCAGTTGGCTTAACCGGAAACTGGCTGAGTATGAAGACAGTTCGCTGGTACAACGCTCGAAGGAATCCTTAAAGATGCTGAATGACACGATCAAGATGGTGCGCAGGATTGCTACTGAGCTACGGCCCAGTATGCTGGATGACCTGGGATTGATATCGGCCATCCAGTGGCAAAGCCGGGAATTTGAGAGCAGGGCCGACATAAAGGTCAGTTTTGAATCGGATGTATCGGGCGTAAGCCTCCCCCCTCCTGTAGCCACTTCCCTTTTCAGGATTTACCAGGAAGCCCTTACGAATGTAGCCCGCCATGCACAAGCTCAACACATAACCTCCAGGCTGCAGGTAACCAATAACCACCTGCTGCTCCTGGTGAGCGATGATGGCTGTGGGTTTGATGTGAAGATACTGGGCGCCCAAAAAACGCTAGGCTTGCTGGGCATGAAGGAAAGGACCCTGATCATGGGAGGAGTTTTTGAAATAAGCAGTGTGCCGGGCAAAGGCACTACGATCCAGATAACCGTACCAATACCATCAAGTGACGCCCATGAAGATATTGATTGCTGA
- a CDS encoding aldo/keto reductase, which yields MNGINLPKVIFGTSGLGNLYVALSDADKYAIVKECVQHSAKPVVFDTAGKYGAGLALESLGRCLQQLNIPPENVLISNKLGWYRVPLTTAEPTFEPGVWKDLQYDAAQRISYEGILQCFEQGNQLLNGYRAQLVSVHDPDEYLDAAVDEKDRQNRFEHIKEAYRALFDLKAQGKVIAVGVGAKNWVTIQQITCHIQLDWVMIANSMTLHAHPKDLLQYMQELKNSNTHIINSAVFNGGFLTGGDYYNYKPVVGNNQAQQDLLQWRERFFAVCARHGIQPAHACVQYGLNAPGVTSIALSTSKAAKVKGNIELATKGIDHRFWQALAEEQLI from the coding sequence ATGAATGGGATCAATTTACCCAAAGTGATATTTGGGACCAGTGGTTTGGGTAACCTCTATGTAGCTTTGAGCGATGCCGATAAATATGCGATCGTGAAGGAGTGCGTGCAGCATTCGGCAAAGCCGGTGGTATTTGATACGGCTGGTAAATATGGGGCGGGATTGGCCCTTGAATCTTTAGGCAGGTGTTTACAGCAGTTAAATATACCACCGGAAAACGTACTCATCAGCAATAAGCTGGGCTGGTACCGCGTGCCGCTTACCACTGCAGAGCCCACTTTTGAACCGGGCGTATGGAAGGATTTGCAGTACGATGCAGCGCAAAGGATCAGTTATGAAGGTATTCTGCAATGTTTTGAACAGGGCAATCAATTGCTCAACGGTTACCGGGCACAACTGGTTTCTGTGCACGATCCGGATGAATACCTTGATGCGGCTGTTGATGAAAAGGACCGTCAAAATAGATTTGAGCACATCAAAGAAGCATACCGCGCTTTGTTTGACCTCAAAGCACAAGGGAAAGTAATAGCCGTAGGGGTGGGAGCCAAGAACTGGGTCACTATACAGCAGATCACCTGTCACATACAACTGGATTGGGTAATGATCGCCAATAGCATGACCCTGCATGCGCACCCCAAAGACCTGCTGCAGTATATGCAGGAATTGAAGAACAGCAATACGCATATCATCAACTCTGCCGTCTTTAACGGCGGTTTTCTTACCGGTGGCGATTACTACAATTACAAGCCGGTAGTGGGCAACAATCAGGCACAGCAGGACCTGCTGCAATGGCGGGAACGTTTTTTTGCAGTGTGCGCCCGGCATGGCATACAACCGGCACATGCCTGTGTGCAGTATGGATTGAATGCACCCGGTGTTACCAGCATAGCCCTGAGCACTTCCAAAGCGGCCAAGGTAAAAGGCAATATTGAGCTGGCAACAAAAGGTATTGATCACCGCTTTTGGCAGGCATTAGCGGAAGAACAGTTGATTTAA
- the fucP gene encoding L-fucose:H+ symporter permease: MNTKQRTLLAFCLITSLFFLWGFAHNLDPILIPRLKRSFTLTTTQATLVDSAVFVAYFVMALPAGLLMKKLGYKVGIITGLILFAMGCFLFVPAANTQFYNFFLVALFVIACGLTILETAANPYATVLGNPETGAQRLNFAQSFNGLAAALAPVIGSRIILTKGHTDQELKTMTETARSIALAAEASTVKMPYILLGVVLLLIAFLFACIKLPAIASSGHVSGSKHVFHALRHRHLSWGVAAQFFYVGAQVSVFSLFLLYAPQSAGITEIKAADYLGACGIAFLIGRFAGTALMQKIKPPILLAWYAIASLLLCLVAIFGSGMVTVYAVIGICFFMSIMFPTIFALGIKSLGADTEYGSSLLIMSIVGGAILPRLFGYISDATGNIQYGYIVPFVCFVVIAIFGYKGHRVSIEKISTNPSPVI; the protein is encoded by the coding sequence ATGAATACAAAGCAGCGTACACTGTTGGCGTTTTGCCTCATTACCTCCTTGTTTTTTCTATGGGGCTTTGCACATAATCTTGATCCTATACTGATCCCTCGCCTGAAAAGGTCTTTTACATTAACCACCACACAGGCAACACTGGTGGATTCTGCCGTATTTGTAGCCTATTTCGTTATGGCATTACCTGCCGGACTACTGATGAAAAAACTGGGATACAAAGTGGGCATCATTACAGGGCTGATTCTTTTCGCAATGGGTTGTTTTCTTTTTGTACCTGCAGCCAATACGCAGTTCTATAACTTCTTTCTCGTAGCATTGTTTGTAATAGCATGCGGTCTCACCATCCTGGAAACGGCTGCCAATCCTTATGCTACCGTATTGGGCAACCCCGAAACCGGTGCCCAGCGACTCAATTTTGCACAATCATTCAACGGGCTCGCAGCAGCATTGGCGCCGGTGATTGGTTCCCGCATCATATTGACCAAAGGCCATACAGATCAAGAATTGAAGACGATGACGGAAACTGCCCGTAGCATAGCATTGGCTGCTGAAGCATCCACCGTTAAAATGCCTTACATCCTGCTTGGCGTGGTATTGTTGTTGATTGCCTTCCTGTTTGCCTGTATAAAATTGCCCGCTATTGCCTCTTCAGGTCATGTTTCAGGAAGTAAACATGTATTTCATGCATTAAGGCACAGGCATCTTTCCTGGGGAGTAGCAGCACAGTTTTTTTACGTAGGGGCCCAGGTTTCTGTGTTCAGTCTTTTCCTCCTCTATGCCCCCCAATCGGCAGGTATTACTGAAATAAAGGCTGCTGATTACCTCGGCGCCTGTGGGATCGCCTTTCTCATCGGGCGATTTGCAGGAACAGCCCTTATGCAAAAGATAAAGCCGCCAATATTGCTGGCATGGTATGCGATCGCCAGCCTGCTGTTGTGCCTCGTAGCCATCTTTGGAAGCGGCATGGTCACTGTGTATGCAGTCATTGGCATTTGCTTCTTTATGTCCATCATGTTCCCGACCATCTTTGCCCTGGGGATTAAAAGCCTGGGCGCAGATACCGAATATGGCAGCAGCCTGCTGATAATGTCCATTGTGGGTGGCGCTATTTTACCCCGCCTCTTTGGGTACATCAGTGATGCTACCGGCAATATACAATATGGCTATATAGTACCCTTTGTCTGCTTTGTGGTCATTGCCATCTTTGGCTATAAGGGACACCGGGTATCGATAGAAAAAATATCAACCAATCCTTCACCTGTTATTTAA
- a CDS encoding L-rhamnose mutarotase: protein MKRYTLALDLKDDPALIEEYERYHQAENGWPEIKKSIEEAGITQMEIYRTGNRLFMIMEVHEDFSFERKSDMDAANPTVQEWEQLMWKFQQPLPWAREGEKWVIMDKIFQLNTPKKNGHK, encoded by the coding sequence ATGAAAAGGTACACATTGGCGCTTGATCTCAAAGATGATCCGGCCCTCATCGAAGAATACGAACGTTATCACCAGGCGGAGAACGGGTGGCCCGAAATAAAGAAGAGCATAGAAGAAGCCGGGATCACCCAGATGGAAATTTACCGCACAGGCAACCGCCTGTTTATGATCATGGAGGTGCATGAGGACTTCTCTTTTGAACGTAAATCGGATATGGATGCTGCTAATCCTACAGTGCAGGAGTGGGAACAATTGATGTGGAAATTCCAGCAACCGCTGCCCTGGGCCAGGGAAGGCGAGAAATGGGTCATTATGGATAAGATTTTCCAGTTAAATACTCCTAAAAAGAATGGTCATAAATAG
- a CDS encoding zinc-binding alcohol dehydrogenase family protein, giving the protein MKTLICTTPGSFAWVNAEKPVLKKDHAIIQIRRIGICGTDLHAWRGTQPYFTYPRILGHELSGTLVEADNAPGFSPGEAVTFIPYFNCGRCIACRTGKPNCCAAIKVCGVHVDGGMVEYLQVPAYALVHGEGLSYDELALVEPLAIGAHGVRRAGIEKGDAVLVIGAGPIGIGTMEFARIAGGKVIAMDVSDDRLAFCSRQIGIEHTINPLHGSAVEWLSTYTNSDMDSVVIDATGNLKAINDGINYLAHGGRYVLIGLQKEAFSCSHPEFHKRESTLMSSRNATRQDFEHVITAMKSGAVDPKTYITHRTSFGNVVQEFESWLKPDTGVIKAMISLDE; this is encoded by the coding sequence ATGAAAACATTGATATGTACTACCCCGGGCAGCTTTGCCTGGGTGAATGCGGAAAAGCCGGTATTGAAAAAAGATCATGCTATCATTCAGATCAGGCGCATCGGTATCTGTGGCACCGACCTGCACGCCTGGCGTGGCACACAACCCTATTTTACTTATCCCCGCATATTGGGACATGAACTGTCCGGAACGCTCGTGGAGGCTGATAATGCACCAGGCTTTTCGCCAGGTGAGGCCGTCACTTTTATCCCTTATTTCAATTGTGGCCGCTGCATTGCCTGCCGTACCGGGAAACCCAATTGTTGTGCAGCGATCAAAGTATGTGGCGTGCATGTGGATGGCGGAATGGTGGAATACCTGCAGGTGCCGGCTTATGCATTGGTGCATGGAGAAGGGCTTAGCTATGATGAACTGGCACTGGTAGAACCCCTGGCTATTGGTGCCCACGGCGTACGAAGGGCAGGGATAGAAAAAGGGGATGCTGTGTTGGTGATCGGTGCAGGACCCATCGGCATAGGCACCATGGAGTTTGCCCGGATTGCGGGAGGCAAAGTAATAGCAATGGATGTAAGCGATGACCGGCTGGCCTTTTGCAGCCGTCAGATAGGCATTGAGCATACCATCAACCCCTTGCATGGCAGTGCTGTGGAATGGTTAAGTACTTATACCAATAGCGACATGGACTCTGTAGTAATTGACGCCACCGGCAACCTGAAGGCCATTAATGATGGTATCAACTACCTGGCCCATGGTGGCCGCTATGTGCTCATTGGATTGCAAAAAGAGGCATTCAGTTGCAGCCATCCCGAATTCCACAAGCGTGAATCTACCCTTATGAGCAGCCGCAATGCCACCCGGCAGGATTTTGAGCACGTGATAACAGCTATGAAAAGTGGAGCGGTCGATCCGAAAACATATATCACCCATCGGACTTCGTTTGGCAATGTGGTACAGGAATTTGAAAGCTGGCTAAAGCCTGATACGGGGGTAATAAAAGCAATGATCAGCCTGGATGAATAA
- a CDS encoding SDR family NAD(P)-dependent oxidoreductase translates to MMLQNKNAVIYGAGGSVGGAVARAFARQGATVHLTGHKMESLQKVADDIRELGGTAIIAPVDALDERAVNAHINSISQAGSVDVSFNAIDVQDTQNVPLTDMALADFIRPINVSMETQFITASAAGRVMMKQRSGVILSITATPGALGYPLVGGFGPACCAIEGFSRDLATELGPYNIRVVNIRSAGSPDSKPFREALANMPEFAATFIRKLEDDTMLKKLPMLEDIANTATFLASDMAGKITGVTVDVTAGTTNGLNYKTPYIPFSNPQ, encoded by the coding sequence ATGATGTTACAAAACAAAAATGCCGTCATTTATGGGGCCGGTGGTTCTGTCGGGGGAGCCGTTGCCCGCGCCTTTGCCCGGCAGGGAGCTACCGTGCACCTGACCGGCCATAAAATGGAGTCCCTGCAAAAAGTAGCGGATGATATCAGAGAGTTGGGAGGCACAGCCATCATAGCACCGGTAGATGCATTGGACGAGCGGGCGGTCAATGCGCACATCAACAGCATCAGCCAGGCCGGAAGTGTTGATGTCTCTTTCAATGCGATTGATGTGCAGGACACACAGAACGTTCCCCTGACAGACATGGCCCTGGCCGATTTTATACGCCCCATCAATGTGTCTATGGAAACCCAGTTTATAACCGCCTCCGCGGCCGGCAGGGTAATGATGAAGCAACGATCGGGCGTCATACTGTCCATAACGGCCACGCCTGGCGCTTTGGGTTATCCGCTGGTAGGCGGCTTTGGTCCTGCCTGCTGTGCTATTGAAGGGTTCTCCCGCGACCTGGCTACGGAGCTGGGGCCTTACAACATCCGGGTAGTGAACATCCGGAGTGCCGGATCGCCGGATTCAAAGCCTTTCCGGGAAGCGCTGGCCAATATGCCGGAATTTGCCGCCACCTTCATCCGCAAACTGGAAGATGATACCATGCTTAAAAAACTGCCTATGCTGGAAGACATTGCCAATACGGCCACCTTTCTTGCATCGGATATGGCGGGTAAAATAACCGGTGTAACAGTAGATGTAACAGCCGGCACCACCAATGGCCTCAATTACAAAACACCTTACATCCCATTTAGTAATCCTCAATAA